In the Endozoicomonas sp. SCSIO W0465 genome, GATGGAAGATACCGAAACCGGTCAGGTGGTGGGTACGGCGGGCATAGAGTCTGCTGTCGGGCTTGATGCACCGTGGTATAACTATAAAGTCAACAAACAGGTGCATGCCTCCCTGCAATTGAATGTCTACACTATGGTCGATACCTTGATGCTCTGCAACGACCACACCGGCTTCTCAGAACTGTGTACACTTTTTCTTCTCCCGGAGTACCGTCACTCGAAAAACGGTGCATTTCTGTCCAAGAGTCGACTGTTGTTTCTGTCCGCTTTTCCCGAGCTGTTTGATGAGAACATCATTGCAGAGATGCGTGGCTACTGTGATGATCAGGAGGTTTCCCCCTTCTGGGAAGGTTTGGGCCGTCATTTTTTTGCTGTGGATTTTACCGAGGCTGATCGGCAGTTGATGGTGGATAAAGCCTTTATCGCCGAACTGATGCCGCGACACCCCATCTATACTAACCTGCTACCGGATGATGCCCGTGAGGTTATCGGGGTTACCCATGAAAGTACAACACCTGCCCGCTATCTCCTGGAGTCAGAAGGATTTCATTACACCGACTATGTTGATATTTTTGATGCGGGTCCGTTGCTGGAAGCCAGAGTCAAGGATGTACGGTCAGTGAGGGATTCCCGACAGTACAAGGTTAAAATTGCTGAAAGCAACACAACCGATCAGCGTCGCTGGC is a window encoding:
- the astA gene encoding arginine N-succinyltransferase, translating into MIVIRPIHEQDREALWQIANQTGAGFTSLQPNRTMIDNKLAWTLSSFKQAARLSGAESASEPEQKNKLYLFVMEDTETGQVVGTAGIESAVGLDAPWYNYKVNKQVHASLQLNVYTMVDTLMLCNDHTGFSELCTLFLLPEYRHSKNGAFLSKSRLLFLSAFPELFDENIIAEMRGYCDDQEVSPFWEGLGRHFFAVDFTEADRQLMVDKAFIAELMPRHPIYTNLLPDDAREVIGVTHESTTPARYLLESEGFHYTDYVDIFDAGPLLEARVKDVRSVRDSRQYKVKIAESNTTDQRRWLMANNELAGFRCIMGNLSFEGLEFVKITNAQAAALNIEEDQLLRVVPLSN